The genomic region TTTTACCAGAAAGTATCACCATATTGACCCCTCATAAATAATTTATTTTAGAATATCTAAGTTCATGACTAATGTCAGATTTTGTTGCAGGAAATCTACTCATTTATGCAGCAGAGCATGTTATTTATGGTGCCTATGCCTACAAGATCTGGGCTGAAGAATCAATCAAATATGTTCTTAATTTCCTTAGACCAGAAAACATGAGGATTGATGTTGTATCAAAGCCCTCAATGAAGTTAGAAGGTAATATTTCGATGCCTCTTGCCACAAAGAAGGATGCCTCTTATTTATATTGTTCTCATATTGTTTTGGTTTTCTCCATGTGTTTTTCAATGCATCAAATATAGGAATTGTCTCATAGATGGTCTTTTTCGTTTTATCCCTTGTTAATTCTATTATTTGTGACTCAGACTGGACCACGAATTCTCTGTATCTCTTTTATATGTTAAATCACGCCACAAATTTTTTTTTTCATAATAATACCAAGTGATACAATTTTAAGCATTGACATTTCTGTGTGTTTGTTTTAACTGTTTCAGATTTCCAGTGCGAACCTTGGTTTGGCTCACATTATACTGAAGAAGATATATCTCCATCTTTGATAGATTTGTGGAAAGATCCTCCAGAAATTGATGTTTCATTGCATCTCCCGGAAAAAAATGAGTTCATTCCTACTGATTTTTCCATTCGTTCTGATGGTCTTGATACTACAGATGTATCTTTGCCGAGATGTATACTGGATGAGCCATTGGTGAAGTTCTGGTACAAACTTGATAGTACATTTAAACTCCCACGGGCAAATACTTATTTCCGCATCAATCTAAAGGGTGGATATGATAATGTGAAGAGTTGTGTCTTGACTGAACTATATATATCCCTCCTTAAAGATGAGCTGAATGAGATTGTTTATCAGGTTAGTGTCTCATCTCATATTGAGTAGTCGACTTTTGAGATTTAGTTTAATTTGATTTCTGATCCTTAATCCTTTTTTGGGGGAGACTCTTGCATTTTGATTATTTATTTATTCTCCGTGTAGTCTGTACCAAGTTTGTGCACTAGAGGGACTTGGATCTGTAGTAACTAGTACAGACTTGAAAACTTGACAACCGGTTTAGACTTCCATATTAAATACCTGTTTTGAACTTTTATCATACAAGTTACAAAATAAAAATGTGTTCTCTCTATGTTTGACCACTAACTTATTTTGATCTTCAGTTTAATTTATAATGGTAGTCTTCCCCAACATTGCATAGCTAATTTTGAAAAATGAAAACTAAAGTAACGTTTGCCAATACCTATTAAGTGTATACTCGATTTAGTTGAAGAATGATGGTCAGTTTGTCCTCATTTACATATTCTCTGCGTGTAGGCTAGTATGGCCAAGCTGGAAACTTCGGTATCTGTATCTTCTGACAATCTGGAGCTGAAGGTCTACGGTTTCAATGACAAGCTTCCAGCTCTGTTGTCAAAGATTCTGAAAACAACCAAAAGTTTCATGCCGACTTCTGATCGTTTTCTGGTATGCTGATGTAGCCATTCATCCCTGCTCTCCACCCTATATCTGGATTAAGTTTCATATAGATAAGACTATCTTGCTGGTTTCCTGCTGATTTTGACAACGTTAAACTTAACAGGTTATTAAAGAAAATATGGAGCGAAAATTGAAGAACACCAATATGAAGCCTCTGAGTCACTCTTCATACTTGAGACTGCAAGTATTGTTCCAGAAATTCTATGATGTTGATGAGAAGCTGCATGTTTTGAATGGATTGTCTGTTTCTGATATGAAGCTATTTATTCCCCAGCTTTGTTCCCAGGTATATTAGCTCAAACTAATTGTCAAAGATTATTAACTTTTCTTCCGGTTTTATGTGTAACCTGATAATTAAAGAGTGGTATGAACTACTGGAGGAATTGGAGATTGGCTGTCAGATATGACATCTAGTGATTATATATTATAGTTTCCTGTAAAAAGGATAGAATTATTTCAACTTACCGTCTTCTCTCTATGCACAGCTATACATTGAAGGCCTTTGTCATGGAAATTTGTCAGAAAAAGAAGCAATCAGCCTTTCAGATATATTCAAAACAAATTTTTCTGTACAACCACTTCCTGTTGAACTGAGGCATAGAGAACACTTTACTTGTCTACCGCCTTCTGCTAACCTCATAAGAGATGCCAGTGTGAAGAATAAGTCCGAAACAAATTCGGTGATTGAGGTAATCAAAAGTATTTTTCTTTCTATATAAATTTGTATTAGTCTTATGTGTGGCCCTTGGGTTTGATTTATTTCACTTTACAGCTGTATTTTCAAATTGAGCGGGAAGTGTTTAGTGAGTCCCCCAGAATGAGGGCCCTGATTGATCTTTTTGATGAAATTGTGGAGGAACCACTTTTCAATCAGCTAAGGTAATTTATCGAGGCTGAAAGCTACATTACTAGCTAAAGAATTTGGATGAGTTTATAATTTGATGTATTGTCTTACGATTGCCCTTTTACTTCTGGAAATAGGACAAAGGAGCAACTTGGTTATACTGTTCAGTGTGCCCCGCGAGTTACCACGAACGTATTTGGATTTTGCTTTTACGTTCAGTCGGCTGAGTACAACCCAATCTACTTGCAAGGAAGACTCGAGATCTTTATAAAAAGTTTGGAGGAATTGTTGGTTAGTGTTCAAGGTTCCTTTAAAACTGCTAATTTAAGGGACTTTTAGCCCGCTGCTTAATCGCTAGAAGATGATAATAATACAAGTTTAAGGTTTCACCCAATCTTTTCTATTAACATTTCAGAAGTATGAACTTTAACTGTAATATACCATGTATATGATTTTTTAAACCAAGGTGACATGCCTACGGGATCTTGCAACTTGAGGTGACAGAAATCACATGAGGAAAGATGTACATGAAATTTCTAGTCTGGGGAAAAATCCCTTTGGATATGATTTTATTCTGTTATGCTCACTTGCATGGTTTAACGTTTTCTTAACTGAGCATCAGCAAAACGTTATTTCAAGTTTGTTGGAATTTGTTATAACCAAAATGTGCTGGCATTTGCAGCAAGGACTAGACGATGACTCTTTTGAGAATTACAGAGCTGGGCTAATGGCAAAGCTATTGGAGAAAGATCCATCCCTTCAATATGAAACCAATCGATTTTGGTCAGAGATTACCGATAAAAGGTAGTCTATATATCTGGAACGCTTTGTGTAGACTTTATTCCCTTGGCCTTTCTAATGCTAGTGCTCGGAAACTCATTCAAAGAAATGGTTATCTGCAGGTATATGTTTGACTATACAAAACAGGAAGCAGTACAACTCAAAAACATTCAGAAGGAGGATGTCATCAACTGGTACAAAACATATTTGCAACAATTGTCTCCCAAGTGTCGGAAACTAGCAGTTCGTGTTTGGGGATGCAACACAGACATGAAAGAGGCTGAAGCACGGCCGGAGTCTGTAAAAGTCATTGAAGACCTTGGAGCCTTTACGATGTCATCTGAGTTCTATCCTAGCAATTGTTGAGA from Fragaria vesca subsp. vesca linkage group LG3, FraVesHawaii_1.0, whole genome shotgun sequence harbors:
- the LOC101297043 gene encoding insulin-degrading enzyme-like, whose amino-acid sequence is MARRTFSSDDVVVKSPNDKRLYRLIKLDNGLTALLVHDPEIGEAQLSKDSERTEEAEEEDEEEEDEDEDEDDEDDEDDEEDSEEDDEEEDEEDEDELKKKKKKGGDSQTKKAAAAMCVGIGSFSDPPEAQGLAHFLEHMLFMGSKEFPDENEYDSYLSKHGGSSNAYTEAEHTCYHFEVKREFLKGALTRFSQFFVSPLVKSEAMEREVQAVDSEFNQVLQNDACRLEQLQCHTASPGHPFNRFAWGNKKSLSDAMEKGINLREQILKLYRDFYHGGLMKLVVIGGESLDVLENWVLELFGNVKKGPQVKLEFKAAEGPIWKGGKVYRLEAVKDIHILHLTWTFPCLRQDYLKKSEDYISHLLGHEGRGSLHSYFKARGWATSLAAGVGDDGMHRSSVAYVFRMDIYLTDSGLDKIFDIIGLVYQYIKLLHKVSPQEWIFKELQDTGNMEFRFAEEQPQDDYASELAGNLLIYAAEHVIYGAYAYKIWAEESIKYVLNFLRPENMRIDVVSKPSMKLEDFQCEPWFGSHYTEEDISPSLIDLWKDPPEIDVSLHLPEKNEFIPTDFSIRSDGLDTTDVSLPRCILDEPLVKFWYKLDSTFKLPRANTYFRINLKGGYDNVKSCVLTELYISLLKDELNEIVYQASMAKLETSVSVSSDNLELKVYGFNDKLPALLSKILKTTKSFMPTSDRFLVIKENMERKLKNTNMKPLSHSSYLRLQVLFQKFYDVDEKLHVLNGLSVSDMKLFIPQLCSQLYIEGLCHGNLSEKEAISLSDIFKTNFSVQPLPVELRHREHFTCLPPSANLIRDASVKNKSETNSVIELYFQIEREVFSESPRMRALIDLFDEIVEEPLFNQLRTKEQLGYTVQCAPRVTTNVFGFCFYVQSAEYNPIYLQGRLEIFIKSLEELLQGLDDDSFENYRAGLMAKLLEKDPSLQYETNRFWSEITDKRYMFDYTKQEAVQLKNIQKEDVINWYKTYLQQLSPKCRKLAVRVWGCNTDMKEAEARPESVKVIEDLGAFTMSSEFYPSNC